In Musa acuminata AAA Group cultivar baxijiao chromosome BXJ3-9, Cavendish_Baxijiao_AAA, whole genome shotgun sequence, a single genomic region encodes these proteins:
- the LOC103997125 gene encoding elongator complex protein 4, producing the protein MATAADGRLQGARSANTSSFSRARSSPSAVLPSPPNPGVKLGPNGATFVSSGIPDLDRILGGGFLLGSLVMVMEDADAPHHLLLLRNFMSQGVVHRQPVLFASPLRDPRAFLGTLPSPVSSSKEHRQRDTLVDHNQQDQEKGLRIAWQYKKYFGDQQSSQNHNRDVKQEFSNDFDLRKTLERQHVQYIESMSIQDIPHLTILRNRCSNFLSGLPRSDGGNLSAGRIAIQSLCAPQCGYAEMDWDLVAFIRFLRSIIRSSNVVAVVTFPTSFLSPAFLKRWQHLADTLLSVRAIPDEDKDMAKLLTGYQDMLGLLHVHKVAQNNSQVPTVLEASTFSLKLQKRRSLVLERLNQAPVEASSGTSYSTSGTCSGPSKGSSLDF; encoded by the exons ATGGCGACGGCGGCGGACGGCCGTCTTCAGGGCGCTAGGAGCGCCAACACCAGTAGCTTCTCGCGAGCCCGGTCGTCGCCCTCGGCGGTGCTGCCCTCGCCTCCGAACCCTGGCGTCAAACTCGGCCCTAATGGCGCCACCTTTGTCTCATCTGGAATCCCAGACCTCGATA GAATCCTTGGGGGCGGGTTCCTTTTGGGATCGTTGGTGATGGTGATGGAGGACGCCGACGCGCcccaccatctcctcctccttcggAACTTCATGTCCCAGGGCGTTGTCCATCGGCAGCCCGTCCTCTTCGCCAGCCCTCTGAGGGACCCGAGGGCGTTTCTTGGCACGTTGCCTTCGCCTGTCTCCTCGTCCAAGGAGCACAGGCAACGAGACACCCTTGTCGACCACAATCAGCAAGATCAG GAGAAGGGTTTGCGCATAGCTTGGCAGTATAAGAAGTATTTCGGGGACCAACAGTCTTCTCAGAATCATAACAGAG ATGTTAAGCAGGAATTCAGCAATGACTTTGATCTGCGAAAGACCCTTGAAAGACAGCATGTCCAGTATATTGAAAGCATGAGTATTCAAGATATTCCACATCTAACCATACTCCGTAATCGATGTTCAAACTTTTTATCTGGACTTCCACG GTCTGATGGTGGCAACTTAAGTGCTGGTCGTATTGCTATTCAGTCATTGTGTGCTCCACAATGTGGTTACGCTGAAATG GACTGGGACTTGGTTGCCTTTATCAGGTTTCTGAGATCAATTATTCGTTCTTCAAATGTGGTTGCTGTGGTAACGTTTCCCACTTCATTTCTTTCGCCTGCATTTCTGAAGAGATGGCAGCACCTGGCAGATACATTGTTGTCTGTCAGAGCAATTCCAG ATGAAGATAAGGATATGGCTAAACTCCTTACAGGATACCAAGATATGTTAGGGCTTTTACATGTGCACAAGGTTGCTCAGAACAATAGCCAG GTTCCAACGGTGCTAGAGGCATCTACATTCTCATTAAAGCTTCAGAAGCGGAGATCTCTGGTCTTAGAACGTCTAAATCAAGCTCCTGTAGAGGCTTCAAGCGGCACTTCATATTCAACATCTGGCACTTGTTCTGGGCCATCAAAAGGTTCATCTCTTGATTTCTAG